A segment of the Pedobacter faecalis genome:
AGGAACAATTTGAGCGCGCAAAGCGCTCGGAATCGAAAATCAGGGCCTTTTTTGAAAGCTCAGCGGCCTGCCACCTGTTTCTGGGGCCCGACTATAAAGTATTGCATTACAATAAGGCTGTTGTCGATTTTGTGAAACGCAACTCAGTTATGAGGATCAACATTGGCGACAAGATCACGGATTATGTGCATCCGCAGCACCTGGATGTCTTCAAAGCAAACTTCGAGCGGGCAATGAAGGGCGAGAGCGTCAGCAATGATGTTAGGCTAAGTTATGCGCAGGAGGATATCTGGTGGCAAATAGATTATGATCCGGTGTATGCTACAGACGGACGTATTATCGGGGTGTCTTATAATGCAACGGATATTTCTGCCCGAAAGGCGCACGAACTTAAGATCACCCAGCAGAACGAAGCGCTGACGGAAATCGCCAGGATCCAGTCGCACGAGATACGCCGGCCGGTTGCCTCTATCCTCGGCCTTGTTAATGTGATCAAAACCTTACCTCATCATGAACTCTCGGAATATATAGATATGCTTGGTACGGCTGCCGGGGAACTTGATGGGAAAATTCACACCATGATGGGAAAAATTAACGACAACGGAAGCTTGGGTAATTCGTTTTAAGATGATATCTTGACGGGATGAACCTGAATATAATTTTTAAACCTGTGCTCGCGCTGCTCCTTACCGTAGCAAGTGCGGGATGTACTACTCAAAAACTCACGCAGCAAAGCGGCAACTGGACCATGACGCCGTTTGTCCGCGGCGGCAGCGCGCCGGTTATCTTACCCGACACGACTACCGTATTTCCTGATCCGATGTCGGGAAAGCCGGTACATTGGGAGGCCAGCGACACCTTTAATCCGGCTGCGGCCGTAATGGGCGATAGCATCTACGTGCTGTACCGCGCGGAAGATATGTCGGGCATCGGGATAGGCAAGCGTACTTCCAGGCTTGGGATCGCTTCGAGCGCCGATGGCATCAGCATGAGGAGAGACAGCAAACCGGTGCTTTATCCGGCCAATGACGACCAGAAGGAAATGGAATGGCCGGGAGGCTGTGAAGACCCCAGGGTAGCGCGGACTGAGGATGGCACTTTTGTGATGTTATACACGCAGTGGAACAGGAAAGTGCCCCGACTTGCGGTAGCTACATCAAAGGATTTGCGAACCTGGAAAAAGCACGGGCCGGCATTTAAGCGTGCGCATAACGGACGGTTTGCCGACATGGCCAGCAAATCGGGCTCGGTGGTTACGCGCTTGAAAGGCAACAAGCAGGTGATTACCAAGGTGAATGGCAAGTATCTGATGTACTGGGGCGAACGTTTTATTAACCCGGCTGTATCGACCGACCTGATCAACTGGGAACCCTTGCTAAATGAATCGGGCAACCTGCTCCATATCGCTAAACCCAGAAAAGGTTATTTCGACAGCGATCTGACGGAATGCGGTCCGCCTGCTGTGATGACCGACAAGGGCATTCTTCTTTTATACAACGGCAAAAATTCGGGGGGCGAGACCCGCGACAAGCGCTACACAGCGAATACTTATGCTGCCGGGCAGATCCTGTTCGATTCCAAAGATTTTACAAAAGTGCTGAACAGGCTCGACGAGCCTTTCCTGGTCCCGAGGGAAGCCTACGAGAAGAGCGGTCAGTACCCCGCAGGCACCGTTTTTATTGAAGGCCTGGTGTACTTTAAGAAGAAATGGTTCCTGTATTATGGCTGTGCTGATTCGCGTGTTGCCGTGGCAGTATTTGACCCGGCGCAATGAACAACTGGTTCCGATCCCTTGATCTTAAGGTTATTTTAGCCTTTGCGGCTGTATATATTATCTGGGGGACGACCTACCTGGCGATTAAGATCGGTCTGGAAGATTTCCCCCCTTTTCTGATGGCGGGCTTTAGGTACGTGGTTGCCGGCTTGCTGCTGGCGGTTATTTGTGTGGTGCGGCGACAGCAACTTATTGATAATACAGTGTGGAGGAATATCCTGCTGGGGGCGGTGATGCTTACGCTGGGTCAGGGTGTGCTGTTCTGGGCCGAGTTGTATTTGTCGTCCGGACTTACCGCGGTGCTGGTGTCTACACTACCTATCTGGTATATTGTGGTTGACCGCAAAAACTGGAAGGGCTATTTCAACAGTTGGCTTACTTTTGCCGGCATTGCGCTGGGACTCGCGGGCATATTGTTACTATTTAAGGATCAGCTTTCGGGCGGCTCGGAAGACGGGACGATGAAGCTGATCGCCTCGCTTACTGTGCTGGGCTCTTGCTTAAGCTGGGCGGTGGGCTCAATTTATTATAAGAACCATGCGCAGGCTGGCCGCCTTTTCCCGGATGTGAGCTGGCAGTTGCTGGGCGGCGCGGTGGCCTGCCTGCTGGTGAGTCTGTTTGCCGATCCGCTGGCCTCGTTTAGCTTCAGCCAGGTATCCCTGCGCACCTGGGCTGCCATCAGCTATCTGGCCGTTGCGGGTTCGGTTGTCGCTTTCACCGCCTCGTACTACCTGCTGTCTGTACGGCCACCAGCGGTAGTGGGCACCTATGCTTATGTAAACCCTATTATTGCGGTGCTGCTGGGCGTATTGGTGGCCAATGAACATATCTCTGTAAGCCAGGTCCTGGGCATCGCCATTATCCTGGTAGCGGCGTACTTGTCGAACCGCGCAAAGCTTACTAAGAGTTGATGTCGTTATTGTTCAGGGTTTCCAGCATCTCTACCAGGTGTTCTTTGGATATGGGTTTGACATAGAAACGCGACACCTCACGGTACTGCGCGGCCCGAAGGTGGTCTTGCTGATCAATAGAGGAACTAACAATGTAGATGGTTATTTTCTTATTGGGCTTGAATTTGGTGAACTCGTCGAGAAACTGCCATCCGTCGAGCACCGGCATATTCAGGTCTAAAAGGATAACCGAGGGCAAAGATTCGGGCGATTCAATTATGGGTTTGAGGTATTTGAGTGCATCGAGACCATCGTTGAAAACAAGTACGCCTTCACAAAAATCCATCAGCTTCATTTGTTTACTCAACAAATAGGTAAACATCCTGTCGTCGTCGATCAGGCATGCAATATCAATTTTGCTCATTCGTGTGTGTATGTGTGGGTGTTGATTTCCATGGTAAATTTGGTTCCTTCTCCGGGCTTGCTCTCCGCATGGATCCTTCCGCCCATGGCTTCGACATGGTTTTTGACGAGAAAGAGCCCCATGCCGCGCGCGTCTTCGTGTTTATGGAAGGTCTTGTACATTCCGAACAGTTTATGCCCGTGCAGCTCGAGGTCGATGCCCAGGCCGTTGTCGCTTATGCTGAGTTGGATGAAGGAATCGGCTAGTTCCGCGCATATGGATATTTCGGGCTTGCGTTCTGGGTGCTTATATTTTAAACAATTGGTAAGCAGGTTGATGAGGATGCTTTCGAGGTAGGCCGGACTGTAATTAATGACCAGCGCAGGATCTATCTGCAGGTCTACTTTTGCCCTGGCGGCGCGGAACGAGGGGCCGAGTATTTCCATGACGCGCTCTACCTGCTGCCGGAGGTGTAGTTCGGCAACATCGGCCTGACCTTTGTCGTGAATTTTAACGACCTCATTAAGATGGTTGAGCGTTTCAAGGAGATTGTTGGCATTAATGTCGAGCATCTCCACAAGTTTAATTCTTTCCTCTTCATCTTGTTCTTCGGAGATCATGCTCGTCA
Coding sequences within it:
- a CDS encoding sensor histidine kinase → MPLSELERLKSLRRFLNLEITREAELQRIVDLAARICHCEIGLITFLDEDIQHFKVRSGTSLTHTERRDAFCNHTILQEEIMVVPDAEKDSRFAENNLVTGHPNIRFYAGARLRAADGALLGSLCVIDMKPNDLNEEQRLMLGVLRDQAMMLLDFELSVDILKEQFERAKRSESKIRAFFESSAACHLFLGPDYKVLHYNKAVVDFVKRNSVMRINIGDKITDYVHPQHLDVFKANFERAMKGESVSNDVRLSYAQEDIWWQIDYDPVYATDGRIIGVSYNATDISARKAHELKITQQNEALTEIARIQSHEIRRPVASILGLVNVIKTLPHHELSEYIDMLGTAAGELDGKIHTMMGKINDNGSLGNSF
- a CDS encoding glycoside hydrolase family 130 protein yields the protein MNLNIIFKPVLALLLTVASAGCTTQKLTQQSGNWTMTPFVRGGSAPVILPDTTTVFPDPMSGKPVHWEASDTFNPAAAVMGDSIYVLYRAEDMSGIGIGKRTSRLGIASSADGISMRRDSKPVLYPANDDQKEMEWPGGCEDPRVARTEDGTFVMLYTQWNRKVPRLAVATSKDLRTWKKHGPAFKRAHNGRFADMASKSGSVVTRLKGNKQVITKVNGKYLMYWGERFINPAVSTDLINWEPLLNESGNLLHIAKPRKGYFDSDLTECGPPAVMTDKGILLLYNGKNSGGETRDKRYTANTYAAGQILFDSKDFTKVLNRLDEPFLVPREAYEKSGQYPAGTVFIEGLVYFKKKWFLYYGCADSRVAVAVFDPAQ
- a CDS encoding EamA family transporter: MNNWFRSLDLKVILAFAAVYIIWGTTYLAIKIGLEDFPPFLMAGFRYVVAGLLLAVICVVRRQQLIDNTVWRNILLGAVMLTLGQGVLFWAELYLSSGLTAVLVSTLPIWYIVVDRKNWKGYFNSWLTFAGIALGLAGILLLFKDQLSGGSEDGTMKLIASLTVLGSCLSWAVGSIYYKNHAQAGRLFPDVSWQLLGGAVACLLVSLFADPLASFSFSQVSLRTWAAISYLAVAGSVVAFTASYYLLSVRPPAVVGTYAYVNPIIAVLLGVLVANEHISVSQVLGIAIILVAAYLSNRAKLTKS
- a CDS encoding response regulator, with the translated sequence MSKIDIACLIDDDRMFTYLLSKQMKLMDFCEGVLVFNDGLDALKYLKPIIESPESLPSVILLDLNMPVLDGWQFLDEFTKFKPNKKITIYIVSSSIDQQDHLRAAQYREVSRFYVKPISKEHLVEMLETLNNNDINS